A genomic region of Pseudomonas migulae contains the following coding sequences:
- a CDS encoding response regulator encodes MTCNLLLVDDHSLIRAGVRALVLDIPGYAVIGEANDGSQLLEMVERLSPDIVLLDISMKETGGLEALQRLKRVRPQSKVLILSMHTDPALIMQALESGAHGYLLKDTTATELEHALEALRNNERYLSPAIAHTVINQALTRNQKHQPEPADSHNLTARQLEILRLIVRGKSTREIANGLGLSIKTVETHRSQIMKRLQIYDVAGLVLFAVREQIISLDD; translated from the coding sequence TTGACTTGTAACTTACTTTTGGTGGATGACCACTCGCTGATCAGGGCTGGCGTGCGCGCTCTGGTGCTGGATATTCCCGGCTACGCGGTAATCGGTGAGGCCAATGACGGCTCGCAGTTACTTGAGATGGTCGAGCGTCTGTCTCCAGACATTGTGCTGCTGGATATTTCCATGAAGGAAACCGGAGGCCTTGAAGCCTTGCAGCGACTCAAGCGAGTACGTCCGCAAAGCAAAGTGCTGATCCTGTCGATGCACACCGACCCCGCGCTGATCATGCAGGCACTGGAATCCGGCGCCCACGGCTACCTGCTCAAGGACACAACGGCCACCGAACTCGAACATGCGCTGGAAGCCCTGCGCAACAACGAACGCTACCTGAGCCCGGCCATTGCCCATACCGTCATCAACCAGGCGCTGACCCGGAACCAGAAGCACCAGCCGGAACCCGCCGACTCGCACAACCTGACGGCGCGCCAGTTGGAAATCCTGCGGCTGATCGTTCGCGGAAAATCCACCCGGGAAATCGCCAACGGCCTGGGCCTGAGCATCAAGACGGTTGAAACCCATCGCTCGCAGATCATGAAGCGCTTGCAGATCTACGATGTGGCAGGCCTGGTGCTGTTCGCCGTACGTGAGCAAATCATCAGCCTGGACGATTGA
- the yegS gene encoding lipid kinase YegS, whose product MGERKALLILHGKQALNEEVRAAVEEKRAQGWELAVRLTWEAGDAQRWVDEALAAGYTQLIAGGGDGTLRDIAEAMAAHPTQASLVLMPLGTANDFARAAGVPLEPAEALNLLDAEPRAIDLGEVGGQVFLNMATGGFGSQVTANTSEDLKKVLGGAAYLFTGLSRFSELHAAYGELHGPDFQWSGELLALGIGNGRQAGGGHVLCPNALADDGLLDISILPAPQEVVGTLKSLLADGFGIDSMFVRARLPWVEIKVSEGLYINLDGEPLEGDSLRFSARPAALRVHLPEHSPLLSVPAAINRPG is encoded by the coding sequence ATGGGCGAACGCAAGGCACTGTTGATCCTGCACGGCAAGCAAGCGCTCAACGAGGAAGTCCGGGCCGCCGTCGAAGAAAAGCGCGCACAAGGTTGGGAATTGGCTGTCCGACTGACCTGGGAGGCCGGCGACGCACAGCGGTGGGTAGACGAAGCGTTGGCGGCAGGTTACACGCAGCTCATCGCCGGCGGTGGTGACGGGACGTTGCGCGATATCGCCGAGGCCATGGCGGCGCATCCGACACAGGCCAGCCTGGTGTTGATGCCATTGGGAACCGCCAACGATTTTGCCCGCGCTGCCGGAGTGCCTCTGGAGCCCGCCGAGGCCTTGAATCTTCTGGACGCTGAACCCCGTGCGATCGATCTGGGGGAGGTTGGCGGACAGGTATTCCTGAACATGGCCACGGGTGGCTTCGGTAGCCAGGTCACGGCGAACACCTCGGAAGATTTGAAAAAAGTGCTGGGTGGCGCGGCTTATCTGTTTACCGGTTTGTCACGCTTCAGTGAGTTGCATGCGGCCTATGGTGAGCTGCATGGCCCGGATTTTCAGTGGAGTGGCGAGCTGCTGGCGTTGGGCATCGGCAACGGCCGCCAGGCGGGCGGTGGTCATGTGCTGTGCCCGAACGCACTGGCCGACGACGGTCTGCTGGATATCAGCATTCTGCCTGCACCGCAGGAAGTGGTCGGAACGCTGAAAAGCCTGCTTGCCGATGGTTTCGGTATCGACAGCATGTTCGTGCGCGCTCGCTTGCCGTGGGTTGAGATCAAGGTCTCGGAAGGCCTTTACATTAACCTTGATGGCGAACCGCTGGAGGGTGACAGCCTGCGCTTCTCGGCGCGCCCGGCGGCGCTGCGGGTGCATTTGCCGGAGCATTCGCCACTGCTGAGTGTGCCGGCAGCGATCAATCGTCCAGGCTGA
- a CDS encoding molybdopterin molybdotransferase MoeA has translation MPVEVALARLLEMAEATPIAERERLPLAQVQGRVLAADLVSTLDLPPWPNSAMDGYALRMADWTGEPLPVSQKIFAGNAPQPLTPGTCARIFTGAPVPAGADCVEMQENTEVLVDERVRFTEALTSGQNIRPQGQETTVGELILAAGTRLGPIEQGLAASLGCAELEVIRKVRVAVLSTGDELVEPGQALGPGQIYNSNRVLLCSWLQRLGCEVIDAGILPDNLETTRARLGELKDVDLILSTGGVSVGEADFLGIALREEGELTLWKLAIKPGKPLTFGHFRGVPVIGLPGNPASTLVTFALLARPYLLRRQGVTDVEPLKVQVPAGFVWPKAGNRREYLRGRLENGRAIIYKNQSSGVLRSAAWADGLVEVREDRTLAEGDSVGFIPLSEVLG, from the coding sequence ATGCCCGTCGAGGTGGCACTGGCGCGTTTGCTGGAAATGGCGGAAGCCACGCCGATTGCCGAGCGTGAACGCTTGCCGTTGGCGCAGGTTCAAGGCCGGGTGTTAGCCGCTGACCTGGTTTCGACACTTGATCTGCCGCCGTGGCCCAACAGTGCGATGGACGGATACGCCTTGCGCATGGCCGACTGGACGGGAGAGCCATTGCCCGTCAGCCAGAAGATTTTTGCAGGTAACGCTCCGCAGCCTTTGACGCCCGGGACCTGTGCGCGAATCTTCACTGGTGCGCCTGTTCCCGCGGGTGCCGACTGCGTCGAGATGCAGGAAAACACCGAGGTCCTGGTGGATGAACGAGTGCGTTTCACCGAGGCCCTCACGTCAGGACAAAACATTCGTCCACAAGGCCAGGAAACCACCGTCGGTGAGTTGATCCTGGCGGCGGGCACACGCCTTGGCCCGATCGAGCAGGGGCTCGCTGCATCACTGGGATGTGCCGAGCTGGAGGTGATTCGCAAGGTTCGCGTTGCGGTGCTCTCCACCGGCGATGAACTGGTTGAGCCGGGTCAGGCGCTGGGGCCGGGCCAGATCTACAACAGCAACCGGGTGTTGCTCTGCAGCTGGTTGCAGCGTTTGGGCTGTGAGGTGATCGACGCCGGTATTCTTCCGGATAACCTTGAGACGACCCGAGCTCGCCTCGGCGAGTTGAAGGATGTCGACTTGATACTGTCGACCGGTGGCGTATCGGTAGGTGAGGCCGATTTTCTGGGGATTGCCTTGCGGGAAGAGGGCGAACTCACGTTGTGGAAGCTCGCGATCAAACCGGGCAAGCCGCTGACATTCGGGCATTTTCGTGGAGTTCCGGTGATAGGGCTACCCGGTAACCCGGCGTCGACCCTGGTGACCTTTGCCTTGCTGGCAAGGCCCTATCTCTTGCGTCGTCAGGGTGTAACAGATGTTGAACCCTTGAAGGTGCAGGTACCGGCAGGATTTGTCTGGCCCAAGGCGGGCAATCGACGCGAGTACTTGCGAGGACGTCTGGAGAACGGCCGGGCAATCATTTACAAGAATCAGAGTTCGGGCGTGCTGCGTAGTGCTGCGTGGGCCGATGGACTGGTGGAGGTGCGGGAAGATCGCACGCTGGCGGAAGGTGACAGCGTAGGCTTCATCCCGCTGAGCGAAGTCCTGGGCTGA
- the moaB gene encoding molybdenum cofactor biosynthesis protein B, translating into MKAKADVPFAPLNIAVLTVSDTRTLETDTSGQVFVDRLSAAGHNLASRVLLKDDLYKIRAQVANWIADDVVQVVLITGGTGFTGRDSTPEAVSCLLDKQVDGFGELFRQISVADIGTSTVQSRALAGLANGTLVCCLPGSTNAVRTGWDGILAEQLDSRHRPCNFVTHLKQAAPCESRG; encoded by the coding sequence ATGAAAGCCAAGGCTGATGTACCTTTCGCGCCGCTCAACATCGCGGTGCTGACGGTCAGCGACACCCGCACCCTGGAAACCGACACGTCAGGCCAGGTCTTTGTTGATCGCTTGAGCGCGGCCGGCCATAACCTGGCTTCCCGGGTTCTGCTAAAAGATGACCTCTACAAAATTCGCGCGCAAGTTGCCAACTGGATTGCCGACGATGTCGTGCAGGTCGTGTTGATCACCGGCGGCACTGGCTTCACGGGACGCGACAGCACTCCCGAGGCGGTGAGCTGCCTGCTGGACAAGCAGGTCGACGGCTTTGGTGAATTGTTCCGCCAGATATCGGTGGCGGATATTGGCACCTCCACTGTTCAATCCCGTGCCCTGGCCGGCCTCGCCAATGGGACGCTGGTGTGCTGCTTGCCGGGTTCGACCAACGCCGTGCGCACCGGCTGGGATGGCATTCTTGCCGAGCAACTGGACTCCCGGCACCGCCCGTGCAATTTCGTTACTCATCTGAAACAGGCGGCACCCTGTGAATCCCGCGGGTAA